In the genome of Deltaproteobacteria bacterium, the window TGACGGGATCCGGCCCTGTTGTCCCCATCCGAGCGGGCAGACACCCGTTTCCTGTTCCCTTTCCCACGATCGTCGCTTCGCCGTCGCGGCCGTATCGGATGAGCCGATCGGAGTGGATGTGGAAGTGCTTTCCGAGCGGGTGCTCAAAGCCCGGCATCTGTTTATGAACGATCAAGAATCACGCCTGACCGACGCCTCTTCACTCGGCGTGATGCCTGCGGCGCTCAGGGTCTGGTCAATCAAGGAGAGCGTGACCAAGGCCATCAACATCCCGATCGGTGACTGCTGGCAGAGGACCGATGTTCTGGAAATCGGGGAACATGTCAGTCATCTGAAGGTCGATGGTCGAGATTACATTGCCTTTCACGACACCGTCGACGATCATCTTTTCACGCTGGCAAAGAGGGCGCCATGAAATCAACGCCGGAACAGACAAGGGGAGATACAGGACGATGTTGCTGGCTGTGATTTTGGTCGGGGCTTATCTGATAGGTTCCGTGAATTTTTCCATACTTCTTTTTTCCCTATCGGGCAGGGGGGATCCCCGATCCCGATTCAGCGGCAATGCCGGTGCGATCAACGTCTGGCGGCAGGCCGGGCTGGGCTGGGCGGCCCTGATCCTCCTGCTGGATGTGACCCGGGCTGTGGCTCTGGCTTGGGCTGCCCTTTATTGTTTACCCAAAGCCCAGGTTTCGTGGATTGGTCTAGCTCTGGTCGTTGGGAACAGATACCCCTGTTATCACCGTTTCCGAGGCGGTAAAGGCGTTGCCACTTATCTTGGTTTTACCATCCCCATTTCTCCCCTTGGGGCCGTCGTGTCGGCTCTGGTCTGGACGCTGTTCTACAGGGTGACCCATCTGCCCTTCGTGGCTTCGTTTTTGATGATCGCCATCCTTGCAGCGGGTACGATCACCGCACTTGGCTTTCATCCGTTTTCTACGATCGGGGTGGTGGCGACAAGCTTCTTCCTTTATTTCAATCACCGAAAAAATGTCATGGATTTTCTGGCTGTTCGAAAAAACCCCTCTGATGCATCAAATTGAATAAAGGAAAGGTGGAAAGAAAGATTGGCGGGTTCGACGATGAAAGGAAATCCCTGTATAGTGGCAATACGGTTTGATTGTCGGTCGCTTGGCCTGTGGGGGCCGGTTTGATTGTGAGTTTGCGTATCGATATTTGCGGACCATGCAGGAGGGATGGACAACCACCCCGGGAAATTCTTCTCCCGGGGTGGTTTGTTTCCCTTACACAGAAAAGGACTATCTGCGGATGTAGGTTTCCATGACAGCCTGCACACGGCGGTTCAACTGGCGGCCTTCATCCGTGTCGTTGGTGGCGATGGGTCTCGATTC includes:
- a CDS encoding glycerol-3-phosphate acyltransferase, giving the protein MVEITLPFTTPSTIIFSRWQRGRHEINAGTDKGRYRTMLLAVILVGAYLIGSVNFSILLFSLSGRGDPRSRFSGNAGAINVWRQAGLGWAALILLLDVTRAVALAWAALYCLPKAQVSWIGLALVVGNRYPCYHRFRGGKGVATYLGFTIPISPLGAVVSALVWTLFYRVTHLPFVASFLMIAILAAGTITALGFHPFSTIGVVATSFFLYFNHRKNVMDFLAVRKNPSDASN